Within Meles meles chromosome 19, mMelMel3.1 paternal haplotype, whole genome shotgun sequence, the genomic segment TGGACAGAGGAAAGTAAAGAGTTAGACAAATGCCAAGATGAAagaatttatcccaaagaaaaccAGCAGATAAGACGAAGGGCAGacatacaatggaaaacagtAGTAAGGAGCTTGATGGAGAATTTAAGGTTGCAATCATAAGAATACTCAAGGAGTGAGAAAACAATAGTGAGAACTTTACCACAGAGATAAGAGTTAAATAATTGGGTGCTTGGTGGCTCACTTGGGTAAGTACCgcctcttgatttctgcttagatCTTGATCACAGGTTGCTGGGATGCAGGCTCAAGTCAAACTGTGTATTCAGTGTGATGCTTGCATGTGATTCCCTCCCTCTGTGGCTCCCACCTGAAGTCTTGTGATTCCCCTCAAATATTGTTGCCtcttataattttcttcctaTAGTCAGTTATACTTTTACTGTACTCTGTTTGattcagttttctgtttccatatccTCCGTTCTTCTGCTAAGTTTGAGCTCATATGATCCTTTTTGTGATTGTTAGAGATACAGGAAAGTGATTTCTGCTACACTGTGACCATATCACAGAATTATCTATTAGGATATATGGTCAATATGTTGTGTACCATGTTACATATCCATGGGGAAATGAGGTCCTGATGACTCCTTGTCAGCCATTGTTCCAACATTGTCTGACTGACTTGATGCTTCTGCATTAGAAGTCATCAGTATATTCTTCTGAATGTAGTGAGTGCAATGGTTTAACTTTTATTTCGTATCTTTCAGCTCTCTCTTCACATGACACCCCGAGTTTCCTGCTACAGCAGAGCATAGAAGGTTCTTTCCAGAACGGGTCAACACACAGATACAAAGATAGTGCTTTTGAGATTTTACACTTATGTACAGACTGGGACAGTGATGGAGACAGCAAAGGGCATCAAAGAAATCCTGGACGATACACGCAAACAAAGGCAATTGCCCTTAATGAGAATCTCACTGCCCCAGATGGTGAAGGATATAAACCGCTGTGGAAGACCTCCCTTTTTAAGTCAACTGTTTCTGCAGAGCAGTGGGTCTCTGTCAGCACAGGCTCCAATCATATATTCAACCTTAGCGATTTCTGGACAGACCATTTGGAACATCTGGAAAGTAACTTAGTCCATGCTGAAAATAATGATTTGAGCCATTTGGAAGATAGGATTGGCCTGACCTTAAATCAGAGATTTAGAAATGAACAAAGTGCTCAGTGGGATCCATTTGAGAGGGACTTCACTGAAGAGTTGACCCTACAGTATGATGAGAGGCTTTTCATTGGAGACAGAATTGCTCAATGCACTAAATCTGAGAAAACATTGAACCAGGGCTCCAGTGTTCACAGATGTGTCAGGGCTAGGTTTGCAGAGAACCATTATGAATGTGATAAATGTGGGGAAGGCTTTCATCCATGTTCTAGCCTCAGTATACATAATGGTCACCATTTGGGAGGCAGTCCTCATAAAtataatgaatgtgggaaagctcGTAACCAGTCCTCCAGTGTTGGTGATCATCAGAGAATTCATGAGGGAAAAAGCCCATTCAGATGTAATAAACCAGGGACGATGTTTAGTCAGTCATCAAGCCTAAACATCAATGAGATAATCCCTTGGGGAAAGGAAAGTTACACTTTTAAGGAATGTGGTAAATCCTTTGACTGCCACTCAACACTATCTCAACATCAGCAAATGCATACTGGAGAAAAAGTATACAAATGTGAAGAAGGTGGTCAAAGGTTTAAGGACTGTTCATCAATAAATGGACTTTCGCAGATCTGTTCTGGAGAGAAACCCTGCAAATGCCAAGAATGTGGTAAAGCTTTTAGCCTTCACTCAAGTCTTAATAGACATCACCAAATTCATATTGCAGGGAAAAAGTACAACTGTAATGAATGTGCCAAAGCCTTTACATCATGCTCAAAACTTAttcaacatcagagaattcatagtGGAGataaaccttaccaatgtcaaaaATGTGGCAAGAGCTTTAACCAGAGGTCATCCCTTCTTACCCATCACAGAATTCAttctggagagaaaccttaccaatgtcaaaaATGTGGCAAGAGCTTTAAATGCCTTTCACACCTTTCTCAACATCATAGAATTCATACTGGaaagaaaccttaccaatgtcaggaatgtggcaaggcctttaccTGGAGGTCAAATCTTTCTCGGCATCACAAAATTCATACTGCAGAGAAAActtaccaatgtcaagaatgtggcaaggcctttaagtGGAGGTCACATCTTTATCAACATCACAATATTCATAATgcagagaaaccttaccaatgtcaaaaatgtggcaaggcctttaactgGAGGTCAGGTCTTGCtgagcataacagaattcattgtggAGAAAAATTTTACCAATGTGAAGAATGTGGCAAGCCCTTTAAGGAGAGTACAACTCTTATTGAACATCACAgaactcatactggagagaaaactTACCGATGTCAAAAATGTGGCAAAAGCTTTAGTTGGAAGTCATCCCTTATTCAGCATTACAGATCtcatactggagaaaaaccttaccaatgtcaaaaATGTGGCAGGAGCTTTAGCCGGAGGTCATCCCTTATTAAACATCACAggattcatactggagagaaaccttaccaatgtcaaaaatgtggcaaggccttttgTTACAGGTCATCCCTTACTCACCATCATGgaactcatactggagagaaaccttaccagtGTCAAGAATGTAGTAAGGCCTATGCCATCCCTTCACAACTTACtaaacatcacagaattcatagtggagagaaaccttaccaatgtcaagaatgtggcaagaGCTTTAAATGGAGTTCATACCTTATTCAACATCACAgaactcatactggagagaaaactTACCGATGTCAAAAATGTGGCAAAAGCTTTAGTTGGAAGTCATCCCTTATTCAGCATTACAGATCtcatactggagaaaaaccttaccaatgtcaaaaATGTGGCAGGAGCTTTAGCCGGAGGTCATCCCTTATTAAACATCACAggattcatactggagagaaaccttaccaatgtcaaaaatgtggcaaggccttttgTTACAGGTCATCCCTTACTCAACATCATAgaactcatactggagagaaaccttaccagtGTCAAGAATGTAGTAAGGCCTATGCCATCCCTTCACAACTTACTAAACATCGCAGAATTCATAGTgcagagaaaccttaccaatgtcaagaatgtggcatGGCCTTTATCCACAGCTCATCCCTTACACGACATCACATAATCCATagtggagagaaaccttaccaatgtcatgAATGTGGCAAGAGCTTTAAACGGAGTTCATACCTTATTCAACATCACAgaactcatactggagagaaaccttaccaatgtcaggAATGCGGCAAGGCCTTTACCTGGAGGTCAGGTTTTACTCGGCATTACAGAATTCATTGTGGAGAATAAGCTTACCAGTGTGAAGAATGTGGCAAGCCCTTTAGGGACAGCTCAGTTGTTATTGAACATTACAGAACTCATACTGGAGAGGAAACTTATCAATGTCAAATATGTGCCAAGGCCTTTAAACTTTTCTTGACGTCATAGATTTCATagtggagagaaaccttaccaatatcaggaatgtggcaaggcctttaaggTGAACTCACACCTCAGTCGACATAGCAGAACTCATACGAGAGCGTAACTCTATAAATTCCAAAAATGTGGCAAGGCCTCTAACTGGTGCTCAAGCTTAGTCAGCATCAGAGAATTCGTAATGGAAAGACATCTTACCAATATGAAGACTGTGGCAAGACTATCCACAGCTCAACCTTACTCAAAAgtacagaattcatactggagagaaacctggCAACTGTCatgaatgtggcaaggcctttaaccaGAGGTCAAGGTTTACTGAGCATCAGAGAGTTCAtcctggagagaaaccttacaacaTCAAGAATGTTGTTAGGccgggcacctgggttgctcagtgggttaagcctctgcctttggctcaggtcatgatctcagggtcctgataatccagcccccacatcgggttctctgctcagcagggagtctgcttccccctctctctctgcctgcctctctgcctacttgtgatctgtctgtcaaataaataaaatccttaaaaaaaaaatgaatgttaggGCTTTACAGGTACTGAGTCCTcactaaaaataatattcatactAGATAGAAGGCTTACCAGTGTATAGAATGTaagaacaggggcatctgggtggctcagggggttatgCGGCTCCCTAAgaatcaagtcatgatcccaggttcctgggattgagctctgcattgggctccctgctcagcgtgcttctccctctccccctgactGTCCCTcctctctacttgtgctctctttccatctcgatgtcaaataaataaataaaatcttgaagaaagaaaaaaggaatctgAGCAGAATTGGTTAAAGAGTGCTCACTGATTCATGCCTAGAAGAGAATTCATATTAGACAATAACCTCACAAATATAACCAGTGTGGCAAGGCATTTGTCCAGCATGCACACCTTCTAaacagagaattcatactggaaagACACCGGATGAATAATGTGGCCTAACCTCTGGCAGGCACACAACCCTTACTGCACATCACAGAATTCACCCTGCAGAGAAAATTATGGATGTAATGAGTATGAGAGAGTGCCTAAGGACTGCTCCCTCCACATTCCATATGAGAGATTTTAAATAGAATAACTGTACAAATACTAAAAAAGTGTCTGACTCTCTGGGACTCCCAACTTTCTTCACATCGTTGTTTTCAGATAGGAGTGAAAGTGTGAAATATAAAGAATGTGGCCAACTGGAATTCAGTGCTGACTAAATATATCAAAATGCatactagaggggcgcctgggtggctcagtgggttaagccgctgccttggctcaggtcatgatctcagggtcctgggatcgagtcctgcatcgggatctctgctcagcagtgagcctgcttccctctctctctctctctgcctgcctctctgtctacttgtgatctctctctgtcaaataaataaataagatctttaaaaaaaatgcatactaGATTCAAGCCCTTGGAATATCGTGAATGTGGAGAGGCCTTCATTTTAGTATACATTGGCACACACACCAGAGAGTGCATTAAGGCAAGTCAATTGAAAGTTAGCAATGTTTAGAAAACCATTTAATTGAACATCAGATGCCAATGAATGTTACAGAAATCAAGCCAATAGAATATATTAATCACCCTACTCAGACATTACTCTGAATGAAATAGTGATTATAAGGAGAAATCAGACCTGAACACCTGGAAAATGTATATGGTAGTCTGTTGGACATATTTTAGTGCATggactttttcatatatatatatatacatatatatgtatatgtatatatatatatatatgggtttcagtattttttaatttttacattaacCCTATATGAGATTTGTGACTAACAATATTAAAGTATTTCTTCTGAAACCACTGCAGAAAATTCCTCTGTTCCTCGTGGGTGTGTAAGAACACGGGGCTGACTGTTGCTACATCAAAGATACTAGATGTCCTGATCCATTAAGTGGGACCATACGTACCTAATTATCCTGTATGGACTGTACGATATACAACATATGAAGTACATCTCAGTGGAGATGGTGCTTATTATGACCCTAATGTAAGATTCCATGAGATAGGTGTTCAGAGAACACACTTCTGGATGTATTAAACTAAAGAACTTCCTGAATATTAGAAACAGGAGGTTTTCCTAAATGTTCTTTAAGGAAAAGAGGTAGTCATGTAAACTACGAATGTATCTTCCTAAGTGCAATCGTTAGAGAGTATGACTTGATGTGGTTAAATGAGGAGATCCTGACAGATGACTGCAGGAGGGTAGCTAACTCTTCCCTACAATGCCATACCATTGAACATACACATTTCTGTGGAATGTACCTCAGTCCTGAAATTTTTGGAAATAGGTACTCCCACGTCCTTCTGACAACACTTGAATGCATTTGCACATGTGTGTTCTGTATTTTGAATGGAGACAATAGAGTGGATTTGATATGCATTACTCAGTGTATGTGTgaacttaatatattttcattaataaaacagtggtgttttttctttaaaggattttatttattttgttgacagaaagagatcacaagtaggcagagaggcaggcagagagagagaacaggaagcagtctcccggtagagcagagagctcagtgtggggctggatgccaagaccgtgggatcatgaccagagctgaaggcagaggctttaacccactaagccaccccagtgccccaataaaacacttttttaacaTACAGATACGGGTATGTCATGAATGATGTGCTATTCTACATCTAGTGTTCATCTATTTCATTGCGGGTTGTACGGAGCTGTTCCATCACCTGTTTTGTACTGGACTAAAACAATATATCTAGGACACCATTTTCTCAGTCCTCTGAAGGTTTAAGGGATATGTGATTATTTTCCCCCAGTCTATGCTatgattttctcctctttgtgaATAGGATGATATTACTGTATGTGTATTACCAAGCATTGTGACACAGAGGATTGTTGGTGTTTTAGCTCACGTACTCCATGATACTGTTACTTGGCACTGATTTTGTGTAGCCAGTAGTGTTGTCGGGGCCTTGTACTGACAGGAGCCCTTCTCACTAGTGCATTCCCCAGTCAGCACGCTGTAGGGTGACACATTAGTGTAACATCTCATATGACATCTGTACTCTATCCTAGTGAGCCACCATCACTCCTTTCTTCCAATGTCTTCCTTCTTTTGTCCTATAGAGaagactccccctcccccagagcttCCCTAAATCTGTTTTAGTCAGAATGGCATATTTTGGACATAGACTTGGGACGCTATAGCACTGTACCATGGCCCCAAATGAAAGTATATGTTCCACATTCTGCATTGATGGTTGTTTTCATGTGACTGTGAGGTACACATGCACATATGACCATCCTATGTGTGTCATAGATACCCCATAAGAGAGAAATCTATCCCAATTGGAGTGATGTGGTAGCCCagggaagagacaaaaaatatttaagatgagGAATTAGCATGTAGAGGAGGACAACTGTGCTGAGTTTCCCAAGTGACTCCCTAGATGTAGAAAAATAGCTTCTACTTGTTTTATGACCTTCTTATCTCCAGATCTCCAGTTGTATTCGCCCTCATTTTTCTTCCTCGCTATGTAGGAACCACAACCGTTCTCTTTTGCCTGTGTTGTGGAGAGAGTGTCTTCCGAAGATGCTTAATTGAGAATAGACTGATGGAAAGCCTGTGGGTATTAAGACATTGAGCACGGGGTTGTGGAATGTGAATCTAAGTAAAATTTGGGGAAGGCACCATCCtttgaaagaaagacaagacCTATTAAAAGGAAACGTGAGGAACTCTTTCTAGTGTGGGAAGGGACCTGTAGGTGGCTCCCTTTAGTCACTGCAAAGGCACAGGTAGCTCTTGCTGGTGTCATGTGATGAATACATGTCATGGGGAGAAGAGATGGCTAATGAGGGTATCTCAGGAGTGGGGAGGTCCTGCTTTATCCTGGTGATTTGATCGACCTCCTGTGTCTTCCTGAGGACTAATGCTGTTGGATGTCAGTGATTACTGTACTATCCCTGCCTAGATTCATGACAAGGGATGAACGAGGGTGTTGGATGATGCAATCATTTGGCAGCTTTAAGATGTCACATGGTAGAATAGCTATTTGAGATGAAGAAGGCTTCTGGGCAGTGGAATAGGCCCGATCAGCTGGGCATGTGCTGTGATTGCTCCCTCATTTCCCACATAGATAACTGCAGTCAAGGTCAGATCCAGTGTAGTTGGGAGATCCTTTGGAGAAGCTGCTTCAGTGCTGTGCTGgaccttcctccctttcttcagtGTCATCATGAGTGTAGTAGTAGgtgtgtctgggtagctcagttattgtgtctgccttaggctcaggtcatgagccctacatcgggctccctgctcaatggtgagttgatttctctctcttctctgcccatCAACACCCAGCACCACAAGTGCCCCTCttgttttctcaaataaaatacatttcttagagattttatttacatatttgacagagagagagagagatcactagtaggcagagtgagaagggaaaggaggctccctgttgagcagagagcttgacacgggattcaatcccaggaccctgagatcatgagccaaaggcagaagcccaaccctcTGAGCCTCCCAAGCACCTCAGCAGTTGATAAcagggtgtctcagtgggttaaagtctctgcctttggctcaggtcatgatcacagggtcctgagatcaagcccagcatgggactttctattcagcagggagccacttccccatctctctctgcctgttgtgcGTACTGCTCTgcatatttgtgatctctctctctgtcaaataaataaacaaaatcttaaaaataaacaaaaagacaaaaagacttgCCTACCTagaatagacacatgaaaaaatgttcatcatcattaaccatctgggagattcaaatcaaaaccacattgggataccaccttacaccagttagaatggccaaaattaacatgaCAAGAAAcaccaagtgttggagagaatgtggagaatggggaatcctcttaccctgttggtgggaatgcatgtttgtgcagccacgttggaaaacagtgtggagattccttaagaaattaaaaatagagcttccctatgaccctgcctgcaattgcactcttgggtatttaccccaaagatacagatgtagtgaaaagaagggccatctctaccccaatgttcatagcagccatggccacagtcaccaatgtgcgcaaagagccaagatgcccttcaacacatgaatggataaaaaggatgtggtccatatatacaatggatattatgcctccttcagaaaggatgaatacccaacttttgtatcaacatggtcaggactggaggagattatgctgagtgaacaaagtcaagtagagagagtcaatgatcatacgttttcacttatttgtggagcataacgaataacaCCGAGGCCATTGGGTGATGTagagaagaagtgagttgggggaaatcggaaggggagatgaagcatgagagactgtggactccaagaaacaaactgagcgttatggaggggagggaggtggggggttgagTGAGCGTGGTGATGGGTATTACGGAgcgcacggattgcatggagcacagggtgtggtgcataaacaatgaatcttggaacactgaaaaaataaaataaatttcgaaaagaaaaaaaaaaaaagagttgattaCCTGGAGGGACAAACCATTCTTTGATAAATAATtagtctttcctttctcctctgaatATAATTCCTTCTTGGAAATTCTAAATCCTACCTCCTCCTCCTTAAGTACTGAGACACAGAAGCCTCACCTCTTTGAGCCTCATGTCTTTCTTATCCCCATACTTAAGaacttcattgttttctcttGTGAAACTGTGACGACATTGAGAACAGCGcaggaaaaacaaattttccTCTCCTCATATTCATTCTGTTCTGTGAACTGACCTCCACGCTTCAGCCCCAGAACAGAATTGCAGAAAGAGCTGGGGATCAAGGGCAGCTGGAGCTTCATTGCTTTGCCAGCCAAGGAGGCCTCAGCAGGCCGGGGCCTTCAAACCTGCAGTCCACCCAGAGGAAGGGGCCACGGGTTTGTGGGGAGATACTGGATAATGGCCGATTTCCAGAGGAATTGTCTGTGTTCATCATGCTGTCAGGGTGGATCCAGGTTCCTGAAACAAAGGGCTGAGAAGTGAGTTGAAGAGGTCTGTGGAGaagagaaaggttatttattggAAATGGGAGTCTCATGGAAGCATtaattactttttccttttttttttttaaagattttatttatttatttgacagacagagatcacaagtaggcagaggcaggcagagagagaaggaagcaggctccctgcgagcagagagcccgatgcggggctcgatcccaggacacttttttctttgttcaaccTAAGGCTTTCCAAGTGGTTTTCATCTCAGTCACCAAGACAACCGCTGTAAGAACACTACATACTTTACACTGAGAAAGCACTCCATGTTTtctggaatggctaaaataaggaaaaagataaCATCCAATTTTCCTAAGAATACTGAGAATTAGAATTCTCCTACATTGCTGATGGGAGGGTAAAAAGAACATGCAGTGTGGAAAACTGTGTGGCAGTGATGAGGGaacaggaggctggctgaggacaaagcaaaagctgacaccttgcaccccctctccacccgctcccctcggtagTGTGTGTAACATCCatcaggcacccctggctgccctaaaagaaaaacaaatagttaacttgcagagatcacaatcctgcaagataggagtctccctctgtctacaaatgtcctagagatttacaacaaagaagctatcttatcaatagcccaatttccagagacaggTAACTCAGTTCCTCCAACCCTAAtgtcgccctcccctccataaaatctgaaggaggctgaggtagaaggaaatgtaaagaaagttaaatttcttctaaacctgaatctcactaacaaggacatttgataggagaaatgtgaaattttatctctaaatctccaagatagtgtaagcaatcattcccaagcatatgacccacggATATActtctaaagggtctcacgagaagatttttcaCTAGCAATAAATAaactttctcccaacaatagccaGCCCCCCAatgtcctggagaccttgcttccaaaattccttagagattaACAttatcccctttgtcctcacctacccaactcctgtgtatataatcagtcactcagGATAGCAGGGCAGCAGCTCTGtgtgcccatgggtcctgtccccgtgctttaataaaccacctttttgcaccagagaaatcttaagaattctttcttagccatcggttctggacctcaccccactgaacctcacctctAGGTCCTAGAACTTCATCATTTGGTGACCACAAAGGGACTGTGAGTCTTTACATTTGGACTCTGAACTTCGGAGCAAAATTGGTGAGTAATTTCTCTATTCTTCCTTGAGTCTCATTTCGGGGGCTTTTCAAGGAGTGCAACACTTATTATTGGAACACTAACATGTCAATTGCTCAGGCTGTAATCCTCTAGCCCATGGCTACTCTACAGGGAGGAgagcatctgccttttggctgTAAGTTAGTACCCTGGCCagaatggtaataagacccagaaacttgatgcctTCTCTTTATCCCTGTTCTTACATAAAGTTGTCTCTCTTGGGCAAgggacagccacctaagtcaccaggacggttgccaatcttaagactcccatGTGAGGTTTCCTACTGATTGATCTAATGTCATCCCCTCCACATGcctggtctagccacttctggccATGGTACCTCCACTGGGAGACGGCTGAAGCCAGGACCGGATTGAATTAAAACGCAACCAGGGACCTTTTCCTGGGGAATTTGGCTGCAAGAACCACATGTGCTAGAATGTCACATAGACCatgatggatttcagtctttactgtttcttgtcGATGTCTTCTACAAACTACTTAAAGCTACAAAATTGGGTAATTTCCCTTAGCCAAACTATTCTAGTATTCCCATGGGTTAAAAATGGCAGGGCAGTAACACAACCTTCATAGTGTAGGACAGCGCAGTATCCTAGTCCATTCACCAGGCACCCGTCTGTAGCCTAGGGTGctatggggaagaggagggacgcCAGCACCCCTCCAGGGCCTTTAATGGCAGGAACGCCTTCACAGGAAGGTAGAATGGTGATCAATAGCGATTTTTGTTGAGGGACACTTTGGTCGCTTTGACACCTGGAACCTCTGACATACCCTGCATGGGATGCCACCCAGGAGTTGGGGGGAGTTTTGGTAATGGACCTTCTTTACTTTTTAGGAACATGGGATCCTCCTCTTCTGGGCCCAAGGACTCTCCATTGGGATGCCTCTTAACCCTCTGGAATCAATTCAAACTGcaagttttaagaaagaaaaagatgatctTCTTCTGTAATACTGAGTGCCCTCAGTACTCCTTGGGAGACAGAGAAAAGTGGTCCATAAATGGGACTCTAAATTTCAGGTCAATCTATCAGTCAGACCTCTTCTGCAGGGACTGCATGGACTGAAGTTCCATATGTCCAAGCCTTTATGGCCCTAAATAAGGATCTGAACCTGTGGGCCTCTTGTAGAGTCTGTCTAACCCTCAGCCAGGTTAACAGGACCCTCCTCCCTCAGGATATTTTGGATGATGACTGTCTAAACAGGCCGGCTCCTCTCAACAAACCCGGCATGTTGAAGGAACTGCCAGACAGTCCCAAAAAAGAGGACACTGGCTCTGATGCTATCCCTCCTCCTGATAAACCCCGAGAAccctctgcctgcagccctgTGGGACATACCAGGAGCAGGACTCCCTATTTACCAGAAGCTCCATCTATGTATGGGATGCATCCTCTTAGGGAAGTTGCTAATGGAGAAACAGGCACAATTAAGGTCCATGTCCCATTCTCCATGGCAGGCCTGGCTCATATAAAATGATTAGAATGATATTCTGAAAATCCCTCTCAATTTATTGATGGCCTTCAAGAAGTATCGATTATGTTTGATTTGACCTGGAAGGATACATATATCATTTTAACTCTTGTTGCACCCCTGAGGAAAAGAGATGAATCCGGGAGGGAGCATAGCAGTTCGCTGATGAGCTGGCGATGAGAGATCATTACCCAGTTGGGAGTACTGCTGTCCCTAACACTGAGCCACACTGGAACTATCAGGAGGATAGTTCAGGGAGAGAAAAACGGGACCATATGATCACTTGTTTGAcagaaggaatgaaaaaaggaTTTTCTAAACCTGTAAACATTGACAAACTTCAGGAAGCTACACAAGGAACTGACGAAAATCCAGCCCTGTTTCAGGGGTGATTGGTAGAGGCCATCCGTAAATACACGAATCTGGACCCAGCCTCACCTGAGGGAGTAACCATactgaatatgtattttataagcCAATCAGCACCTGACATCCACTGGAAATTAACTAAGATGGCTTTAGGTCCTCAAACTCCCATCCAGCGCCTATTAGAGGTAGCGACTGAGgtcttt encodes:
- the LOC123930606 gene encoding LOW QUALITY PROTEIN: zinc finger protein 345-like (The sequence of the model RefSeq protein was modified relative to this genomic sequence to represent the inferred CDS: substituted 1 base at 1 genomic stop codon); protein product: MCILGIFQSFAIGPMADGKKYNCNECAKAFTSCSKLIQHQRIHSGDKPYQCQKCGKSFNQRSSLLTHHRIHSGEKPYQCQKCGKSFKCLSHLSQHHRIHTGKKPYQCQECGKAFTWRSNLSRHHKIHTAEKTYQCQECGKAFKWSTTLIEHHRTHTGEKTYRCQKCGKSFSWKSSLIQHYRSHTGEKPYQCQKCGRSFSRRSSLIKHHRIHTGEKPYQCQKCGKSFKWSSYLIQHHRTHTGEKTYRCQKCGKSFSWKSSLIQHYRSHTGEKPYQCQKCGRSFSRRSSLIKHHRIHTGEKPYQCQKCGKAFCYRSSLTQHHRTHTGEKPYQCQEXCGMAFIHSSSLTRHHIIHSGEKPYQCHECGKSFKRSSYLIQHHRTHTGEKPYQCQECGKAFTWRSGFTRHYRIHCGE